The uncultured Ilyobacter sp. genome has a segment encoding these proteins:
- the pxpB gene encoding 5-oxoprolinase subunit PxpB, translating to MRVIKIYKETRYLSAGDRALVIEFGNKISEAVNSRVRSMTIAIEKECIEGIIEITPTYRSLTVHYDPMKISYSSLLEHFESLENKLGKIDIPLPEIIEIPTFYGGDPGPDIANVAEHNSISIDEVINIHSSKEYLIYMLGFTPGFPYLGGMDEKIATPRLDAPRTKIRKGSVGIAGSQTGIYPTESPGGWQIIGKTPVDLYNAHSDSPILLDSGNYIKFVPVSWDEYKKIEKAVKENRYQIKKYPKEERLI from the coding sequence ATGAGGGTGATTAAAATTTATAAAGAAACTAGATATCTGAGTGCAGGGGACAGAGCCCTTGTAATAGAATTTGGAAATAAAATCTCTGAGGCGGTTAATTCTAGGGTCAGGTCTATGACCATCGCAATAGAGAAAGAGTGTATAGAGGGAATCATAGAGATCACCCCCACCTACCGATCTCTTACTGTTCACTATGATCCTATGAAAATATCATATTCCTCTCTACTAGAGCACTTTGAATCTTTAGAAAATAAACTTGGAAAGATAGACATTCCTCTTCCAGAAATTATAGAGATACCTACTTTTTATGGTGGGGATCCAGGTCCTGATATTGCTAACGTAGCTGAGCACAACTCTATTTCAATTGATGAAGTAATAAATATCCATTCTTCAAAAGAGTATCTAATCTATATGCTAGGATTTACACCTGGATTCCCATACCTTGGTGGGATGGACGAAAAAATCGCCACTCCAAGACTTGATGCACCAAGAACAAAAATAAGAAAAGGTTCTGTGGGGATCGCCGGAAGCCAGACAGGGATCTACCCTACTGAAAGTCCCGGAGGATGGCAGATCATTGGAAAAACTCCTGTAGACCTATACAATGCCCATAGTGATTCCCCTATACTTTTAGATTCTGGAAACTATATAAAATTTGTCCCTGTCAGCTGGGATGAATATAAAAAAATAGAAAAGGCTGTTAAAGAAAACAGATACCAGATAAAAAAATACCCAAAGGAGGAGAGGCTGATATGA
- a CDS encoding biotin-dependent carboxyltransferase family protein yields MKQFEILNPGPLTLIQDFGRYGYQKSGVPVSGAMDSFSYKISNILLGNNEDEGVLEFTMLGPKIKFGSKCTVAITGGDSSPKLNGNPVSLWETIRIKPQDELSFGIMSTGCRGYISFAGGIDVPRVMGSRSTYIKGKIGGLEGRQLKAGDILKLKNAESFSVPKKLPEKYIPLYSNHYELSVILGPQDDYFTSIGIDTFFSSKYTVTNGCDRMGIRLEGEKIEHVSGGDILSDGIVPGSIQIPGQGKPIIMMADCQTTGGYTKIATVISSDLKKLAQAKPGDSLSFKKVTVEHGQKILKENMELMKKIQSEISFKRDFLGKTFRVTVNSTIYNIEVFEV; encoded by the coding sequence ATGAAACAATTTGAAATTTTGAACCCCGGACCTCTTACACTCATTCAGGATTTCGGGAGATACGGATATCAAAAATCTGGTGTTCCTGTCTCAGGTGCCATGGACAGTTTTTCATACAAAATTTCCAATATATTGCTGGGAAACAATGAAGATGAAGGGGTACTTGAGTTCACAATGCTAGGTCCAAAAATAAAATTCGGATCCAAGTGTACAGTAGCCATAACAGGAGGAGATTCTTCTCCAAAGTTAAACGGAAATCCTGTTTCTCTCTGGGAAACTATAAGAATAAAACCGCAAGATGAACTCTCCTTCGGCATAATGAGTACAGGATGCCGTGGATATATCTCATTTGCAGGTGGAATTGACGTACCAAGAGTCATGGGAAGCAGATCTACCTACATAAAAGGTAAAATCGGAGGTCTTGAAGGAAGACAGCTAAAAGCTGGAGATATTTTAAAATTAAAAAATGCAGAGTCTTTTTCGGTCCCAAAAAAACTTCCAGAAAAATATATTCCCTTATACTCCAATCATTATGAACTCAGTGTTATATTGGGTCCTCAAGATGATTATTTCACCTCTATAGGTATTGACACTTTTTTCTCAAGTAAATATACTGTCACCAATGGATGCGACAGAATGGGAATAAGGTTAGAGGGAGAAAAGATAGAGCACGTCTCAGGAGGAGATATCTTATCCGACGGGATTGTTCCTGGATCTATCCAGATTCCGGGACAAGGAAAGCCCATCATCATGATGGCTGACTGTCAGACAACAGGAGGTTATACCAAAATAGCTACTGTCATAAGTTCAGACCTAAAAAAACTGGCTCAAGCAAAACCAGGGGACAGCTTAAGTTTTAAAAAAGTTACCGTTGAACATGGACAAAAAATATTAAAAGAAAATATGGAACTTATGAAAAAAATTCAAAGTGAGATATCCTTCAAAAGAGATTTTTTGGGAAAAACCTTCAGAGTTACTGTAAATTCAACTATCTACAACATAGAAGTTTTCGAGGTATAG
- a CDS encoding carbon starvation CstA family protein: MYSYFISVAMLISAYFIYGKYLEKNFGVDSRDTPVTTMNDGVDYVEISWKKALLIQFLNIAGLGPVTGAIAGAMWGPAAFLWIVFGCIFAGSVHDYYAGLISMRHSGKNIPELIGKYLGNGAERFIKIVTVILLIIVGIAFITGPAEIMKSYTGISKEIWLLLIAIYYIIATMLPIDKIIGKIYPIFGASLIIMVVALMASLLIKGYSIPEVSFQNLHPAGKPIFPFMFVVISCGAISGFHSTQSVLMGRCLKSEFSGRKAFYGAMIIEGIVALTWAAIAIAFFGGTEGLAQSGGGMVAISEISNSLLGKAGIILVGFGVIALPISTGDTAFRSARLTIADAVGIEQKSFKNRILVSAPLFLVAAFMSQLGFTTLWRYVAFTNQILATFTLWMCTYFLIKNNKNMWVTGVPAAFMTGVMTCYMLMAPEGLRMTGSIPYFGGVLIGIISLVVVINKNKVAKNTEYLKRA; this comes from the coding sequence ATGTATAGTTATTTTATAAGTGTTGCAATGCTGATTTCAGCTTATTTTATCTATGGAAAATATCTTGAGAAAAACTTTGGGGTGGATTCTAGAGATACTCCGGTAACGACAATGAATGATGGAGTGGATTATGTTGAGATAAGCTGGAAAAAAGCTCTTCTTATTCAGTTTCTAAATATAGCCGGTTTAGGTCCTGTAACTGGTGCTATAGCAGGAGCTATGTGGGGACCTGCTGCCTTTCTCTGGATAGTATTCGGGTGTATTTTTGCCGGGTCTGTACATGACTATTATGCAGGACTCATCTCCATGAGACATTCTGGAAAAAATATTCCTGAACTTATAGGAAAGTACCTTGGAAATGGTGCAGAGAGATTTATAAAAATTGTTACCGTAATATTACTAATAATAGTTGGTATAGCTTTTATAACAGGTCCTGCAGAAATAATGAAAAGCTATACAGGAATATCAAAGGAAATCTGGCTTCTTTTGATAGCAATATATTATATCATTGCTACTATGCTTCCAATTGACAAAATAATCGGTAAAATATACCCAATTTTCGGAGCTTCTTTGATAATAATGGTTGTGGCTCTTATGGCTTCACTTTTAATAAAAGGGTACAGCATTCCTGAGGTGTCATTTCAGAACCTTCATCCTGCAGGAAAGCCTATCTTCCCATTTATGTTTGTGGTAATATCATGTGGAGCTATCTCAGGTTTTCACTCTACCCAGAGTGTACTCATGGGGAGATGCCTTAAAAGTGAATTTTCCGGAAGGAAGGCCTTTTATGGTGCGATGATTATAGAGGGGATAGTGGCTCTTACATGGGCTGCAATAGCCATAGCCTTTTTTGGAGGTACAGAGGGACTGGCACAAAGTGGTGGTGGGATGGTAGCTATAAGCGAGATATCCAATTCACTTCTAGGAAAAGCCGGGATTATTCTAGTAGGGTTTGGAGTAATTGCACTGCCTATTTCCACAGGAGATACTGCTTTTAGAAGTGCAAGACTGACCATAGCAGATGCAGTTGGTATTGAGCAAAAGTCCTTTAAAAATCGTATTTTAGTTTCTGCTCCGCTTTTTCTAGTAGCAGCTTTCATGTCTCAGCTTGGATTTACAACGCTCTGGAGATATGTAGCTTTTACAAATCAGATACTGGCAACATTCACCCTCTGGATGTGTACCTACTTCCTGATTAAGAATAATAAAAACATGTGGGTCACTGGAGTTCCTGCTGCTTTTATGACAGGAGTAATGACTTGTTATATGCTAATGGCTCCAGAAGGACTAAGGATGACAGGATCCATTCCTTATTTTGGTGGAGTACTTATAGGGATAATTTCCCTTGTTGTAGTTATTAATAAAAATAAAGTTGCTAAAAATACTGAATATTTAAAGAGAGCTTAA
- the ilvC gene encoding ketol-acid reductoisomerase encodes MAVTVYTEKDCNIDILKGKKVVVVGFGSQGHAHALNLFDSGVDVTVGLREGSKTMEKVRAAGLKADTIANAVKGADVVMLLIPDESQGKIYAEQIEPNLKEGAYLGFGHGFNVLYNIVNLRADLNVFLAAPKGPGHMVRRTFVQGTGTPGLIAIEQDPSGNTKEIALAWAQGFGGARAGIIETTFKEETETDLFGEQAVLCGGVTELMKAGFETLVEAGYEPEMAYFECVHEMKLIVDMIIDGGFTSMRDSISNTAEYGDYITGTKVITKESRDGMKAVLKDIQDGTFARNFIKECETMEFMNEKRKTEQEHQLEKVGNELRGMMSWLKK; translated from the coding sequence ATGGCAGTAACTGTATACACAGAAAAGGATTGTAACATCGATATCTTAAAGGGGAAAAAAGTAGTAGTAGTTGGATTTGGAAGTCAAGGGCATGCACATGCTTTAAACCTTTTTGATTCAGGGGTAGATGTTACAGTAGGATTAAGAGAAGGTTCTAAGACAATGGAAAAAGTTAGAGCTGCAGGTCTTAAGGCTGACACAATAGCAAATGCAGTGAAAGGTGCAGATGTTGTAATGCTACTTATCCCAGATGAGTCTCAAGGGAAGATCTATGCTGAGCAGATTGAACCAAACCTTAAAGAGGGAGCTTACCTAGGATTTGGACACGGATTCAATGTTCTTTATAATATTGTAAACTTAAGAGCAGACCTAAATGTGTTCTTAGCAGCACCTAAAGGACCAGGACACATGGTTAGAAGAACTTTCGTTCAAGGTACAGGGACGCCAGGACTTATTGCAATAGAGCAAGATCCTTCAGGAAACACAAAGGAAATCGCACTTGCATGGGCTCAAGGATTTGGAGGAGCAAGAGCAGGAATCATCGAAACTACGTTTAAAGAAGAAACTGAAACTGATCTTTTTGGAGAGCAGGCAGTTCTTTGCGGTGGAGTTACTGAGCTAATGAAAGCTGGTTTTGAAACTCTTGTAGAGGCTGGATATGAGCCTGAGATGGCATACTTTGAGTGTGTGCATGAGATGAAGCTAATCGTTGACATGATCATAGACGGTGGATTCACATCAATGAGGGACTCTATCTCAAATACTGCTGAATACGGAGACTACATCACTGGAACTAAAGTTATAACTAAAGAGTCTAGAGATGGAATGAAGGCAGTATTAAAAGATATCCAAGACGGTACTTTTGCTAGAAACTTCATAAAAGAGTGCGAAACAATGGAATTTATGAATGAAAAGAGAAAAACTGAGCAGGAACATCAGCTAGAAAAAGTGGGAAATGAGTTAAGAGGAATGATGTCTTGGCTTAAAAAATAA
- the ilvB gene encoding biosynthetic-type acetolactate synthase large subunit: MKGAQILLETLKHLGIKEIFGYPGGAVLSIFEALREDNDIKFILPRHEQGASHAADASGRLTGIPGVCLATSGPGATNLVTGIMTAYMDSSPMIAITGQVSRSNKGKDVFQEVDIVGVTLPITKHNYSVESLEELPVILKEAFHIATTGRPGPVLIDLPTDIQNDEMSEERFKVLLNQELDLFPSLHIPKLDMTKIKEAVELLKISKRPLIISGAGVIRSGAADELYEFATKNNIPVTSSLLGLGGFPGDNKLFLGMGGVHGSIATNIIIQEADFVLAVGTRLDNRLTCDTDGFLDQAKVVHIDIDSAENKKIIVADIFIQGDAKEALSKMSEMSPGKKEQRWLDRVEELKGKYSPTKFSEKYSLEPRRIFEILSQKTDENAIITTDVGQHQMWVAQYYKFRKPKTFITSGGAGAMGFGIPAAIAAKVKRPDTTVISVVGDGGFQMCVGEIIMLKQYKLPVKILIINNSTLGMVKQLQDTFKGGKHFGVYLDVNPDFIQIAKAYGIKGVRVTNEAELVKAFDENIDTDEPVIIECVLDRKKNVYQTLVHPNL; encoded by the coding sequence GTGAAAGGGGCACAAATTCTGTTAGAGACTCTGAAACACTTGGGAATAAAGGAGATTTTCGGATATCCTGGAGGAGCGGTACTGTCTATTTTTGAAGCTCTTCGAGAGGACAATGATATAAAATTTATCCTCCCAAGGCACGAACAGGGAGCATCTCATGCGGCAGATGCATCGGGAAGGCTTACAGGTATCCCTGGGGTCTGCTTGGCCACCTCAGGTCCTGGAGCGACCAACTTGGTTACGGGGATAATGACTGCCTATATGGATTCTTCTCCAATGATAGCCATAACAGGCCAGGTATCTAGGTCTAATAAGGGTAAGGATGTATTTCAGGAAGTGGATATTGTAGGAGTTACTCTTCCTATAACAAAACACAACTATAGTGTAGAATCTCTTGAAGAACTTCCTGTAATATTAAAAGAAGCTTTTCATATCGCTACAACAGGAAGACCGGGTCCAGTTCTTATAGATCTTCCTACCGATATTCAAAACGATGAGATGAGCGAGGAGAGGTTCAAAGTACTTTTGAACCAAGAGCTAGATCTTTTTCCATCTCTTCATATTCCAAAGCTGGATATGACGAAAATCAAAGAGGCAGTAGAGCTTCTTAAAATATCTAAAAGACCTCTCATTATTTCAGGAGCCGGAGTAATACGAAGTGGTGCAGCAGATGAACTTTATGAATTTGCTACTAAAAACAACATACCGGTGACCTCTTCCTTATTGGGATTAGGAGGATTTCCCGGGGACAACAAACTTTTCCTAGGAATGGGAGGAGTTCACGGAAGTATAGCCACAAATATAATAATTCAGGAAGCTGATTTTGTATTGGCTGTGGGAACAAGATTAGACAACAGACTTACATGTGATACAGATGGTTTTTTAGATCAGGCAAAAGTGGTTCATATAGATATAGACTCTGCTGAAAATAAAAAAATAATTGTAGCTGATATATTTATTCAAGGTGATGCAAAAGAAGCCCTGAGTAAAATGTCGGAAATGAGCCCGGGGAAAAAAGAGCAACGTTGGCTAGACAGAGTAGAGGAACTGAAAGGTAAATATTCACCTACAAAGTTCAGTGAGAAGTATTCTCTGGAGCCTAGAAGAATTTTTGAAATTTTGAGCCAAAAGACTGATGAAAATGCTATAATAACTACAGATGTAGGACAACATCAGATGTGGGTAGCTCAATATTACAAATTTAGAAAACCAAAAACTTTTATAACTTCAGGTGGAGCAGGGGCCATGGGATTTGGTATCCCGGCAGCCATAGCAGCAAAGGTAAAAAGGCCCGATACCACAGTCATATCTGTTGTGGGAGATGGTGGCTTTCAGATGTGTGTAGGGGAGATAATAATGCTGAAGCAGTATAAACTTCCTGTGAAAATCTTGATTATAAACAACAGCACCCTAGGAATGGTAAAACAGCTTCAGGATACATTCAAAGGTGGAAAACATTTTGGAGTGTATCTAGATGTCAATCCTGATTTTATCCAGATAGCAAAGGCGTACGGGATAAAAGGTGTAAGGGTGACAAATGAAGCAGAACTTGTAAAAGCTTTTGATGAAAATATTGACACAGATGAACCTGTAATAATAGAATGTGTCTTAGATAGAAAAAAGAATGTATATCAGACACTAGTTCATCCAAATCTTTAA
- the ilvD gene encoding dihydroxy-acid dehydratase, which produces MKSDVVKKGVARSPHRSLLKALGLTEKEIQAPFIGVVGSFNELVPGHVHLKTIIDSVKNGIRMGGGVPFEFSTIAVCDGLAMNNDAMRYSLPSRNIIADTIEVQVRGAALDALVFIPNCDKVVPGMLMAAARLNIPAIFISGGPMLAGVHKGKKIALSDVFEYVGKYQAGEISEDELTEVEGKACPTCGSCAGMYTANTMNCLTEALGMALPGNGTVPAVFSKRMEMAKEAGMRVLELLENGVKPRDIMTKKAFMNAVRVDMALGGSTNTVLHLLAIANDADVNLTLDDFDEVSKGVPQISKLSPAGSHFIEDLDRAGGVHAVMRELIDGEILEDETTVNGKLSEVLKRHRVTDKVVIRELSDPYTKRGGLTVLKGNIAPLGAVVKSGGVVEEMKVHSGPARVFNSEEDTVAALMGGNIKDGDVIIIRYEGPKGGPGMREMLTPTSILVGLGLDKTVALITDGRFSGATRGAAIGHVSPEAAEGGPIALIEEGDTIKIDINKGTLDFVVDEEELEKRKSKLVIVEKEASGYLKKYSEKVKSAYSGAIEG; this is translated from the coding sequence ATGAAAAGTGACGTAGTAAAAAAAGGAGTGGCGAGGTCGCCACACAGAAGTCTTTTAAAGGCTCTAGGTCTTACAGAAAAAGAGATACAGGCTCCGTTTATAGGGGTTGTAGGTTCCTTCAATGAACTTGTACCTGGGCATGTACATCTAAAAACAATAATAGATTCAGTAAAAAATGGAATAAGAATGGGTGGGGGAGTTCCTTTTGAATTCTCTACAATTGCAGTATGTGACGGACTGGCCATGAACAATGATGCAATGAGATACTCACTGCCTTCTAGAAATATAATCGCTGATACTATAGAGGTTCAAGTAAGAGGAGCAGCCTTAGATGCTTTGGTTTTTATACCTAACTGCGATAAGGTAGTTCCTGGAATGCTTATGGCTGCAGCAAGATTAAATATACCGGCTATCTTTATAAGTGGTGGACCTATGCTAGCCGGAGTTCACAAAGGTAAAAAAATCGCTCTTAGTGATGTTTTCGAATATGTGGGAAAATATCAGGCTGGAGAGATATCAGAAGATGAACTTACAGAGGTAGAAGGAAAGGCTTGCCCTACATGTGGTTCTTGTGCAGGGATGTATACTGCAAATACAATGAACTGCCTGACAGAAGCATTGGGAATGGCTCTTCCTGGAAATGGAACTGTTCCTGCAGTATTCTCAAAAAGAATGGAGATGGCAAAAGAAGCCGGAATGAGAGTTTTGGAACTTCTTGAAAATGGTGTTAAACCTAGAGATATAATGACTAAAAAAGCATTTATGAATGCCGTTAGAGTGGACATGGCTCTCGGAGGATCTACAAATACGGTACTTCATCTTTTAGCTATTGCAAATGATGCCGATGTAAACCTTACTCTTGATGATTTTGATGAAGTGAGCAAAGGTGTTCCTCAAATATCGAAACTTTCTCCAGCAGGAAGCCACTTTATAGAGGATCTCGATCGTGCAGGAGGGGTACATGCTGTAATGAGAGAGCTTATAGATGGAGAGATACTAGAAGATGAAACAACAGTAAACGGAAAATTATCAGAAGTACTAAAGAGACATAGAGTAACAGATAAAGTTGTAATAAGAGAACTGTCTGATCCCTATACCAAAAGAGGAGGACTCACTGTCCTAAAAGGTAACATCGCACCTCTTGGGGCAGTTGTAAAGTCAGGTGGAGTTGTGGAAGAGATGAAGGTTCACAGCGGACCTGCAAGGGTATTTAACAGCGAGGAAGATACAGTAGCAGCTCTCATGGGCGGGAATATAAAAGACGGAGATGTAATCATAATAAGGTATGAAGGTCCAAAGGGAGGGCCTGGAATGAGAGAGATGCTCACTCCGACCTCTATACTTGTGGGACTAGGTCTAGACAAGACAGTGGCCCTTATCACCGACGGTAGATTCTCCGGTGCTACAAGGGGAGCAGCTATAGGACATGTTTCTCCTGAGGCGGCAGAAGGTGGACCGATAGCTCTTATAGAAGAAGGGGATACTATCAAAATAGATATAAACAAGGGTACTCTTGATTTTGTAGTAGATGAAGAAGAACTTGAAAAAAGAAAATCAAAATTGGTTATAGTTGAAAAAGAGGCCAGCGGATATTTAAAGAAGTATTCTGAAAAAGTTAAATCGGCTTATAGTGGAGCAATAGAAGGGTAG
- the leuB gene encoding 3-isopropylmalate dehydrogenase: MQKTKCNDTKTYKIALLPGDYIGEEITSGAVKIMERVGKAYGVDLQFTRGAIGGAGLDEAGHPFPEATKKICKESDAVFLGAVGGPKWDDVASNLRPERGLLEIRKELGVFANLRPVKIHSSLRDKSPLKESIIGENLDILIVRELIGGIYFGEKGREGDKAYDVMSYSAEEVERIAEIAFQAASKRDKRVTSVDKANVLESSKLWRETVEKVAKKYPEVELSHLYVDNAAMQLVINPRQFDVILTSNMFGDILSDEASVISGSIGMLPSASLGKGVGLFEPIHGSAPDIAGQDKVNPMATILSGAMMLRHSFDMEEAAKIIEKAVEVVLEKGYRTGDIYSGTEKLVGTKEIVEKIMEEIEVLLQK, from the coding sequence ATGCAAAAAACAAAATGTAATGATACTAAGACGTATAAGATAGCACTTTTGCCTGGAGATTATATAGGGGAAGAGATAACTTCAGGAGCTGTAAAAATAATGGAGAGGGTAGGTAAGGCCTACGGTGTAGATCTTCAGTTTACAAGAGGGGCTATAGGGGGAGCAGGTCTTGACGAAGCAGGGCATCCTTTTCCAGAGGCTACAAAAAAGATATGTAAAGAAAGTGATGCAGTATTTTTAGGAGCTGTAGGGGGACCTAAGTGGGATGATGTCGCTTCTAATCTAAGACCTGAAAGAGGACTTCTTGAGATTCGTAAGGAACTGGGAGTTTTTGCAAACTTAAGACCTGTAAAAATTCATAGTTCTCTTAGAGATAAGAGTCCACTAAAAGAGAGCATTATCGGAGAAAATCTAGATATTCTAATAGTCAGAGAGCTTATAGGTGGTATCTACTTTGGTGAAAAAGGCAGAGAGGGAGACAAGGCTTACGATGTAATGTCATATTCTGCGGAAGAAGTGGAGAGAATTGCTGAGATTGCATTCCAAGCTGCCTCTAAAAGAGATAAAAGAGTAACAAGTGTAGATAAAGCAAATGTATTAGAAAGTTCAAAACTGTGGAGAGAAACAGTGGAAAAAGTGGCCAAAAAATATCCTGAGGTAGAACTTAGTCATCTATATGTAGACAATGCTGCTATGCAGCTTGTAATTAACCCTAGACAGTTTGACGTAATACTTACAAGCAATATGTTTGGAGATATATTATCAGATGAAGCCAGTGTAATCTCTGGTTCTATAGGGATGCTGCCTTCGGCAAGCCTTGGAAAGGGCGTGGGACTTTTTGAACCTATCCACGGTTCAGCTCCTGATATAGCAGGTCAGGACAAGGTTAACCCTATGGCCACAATATTATCTGGTGCTATGATGTTAAGACATTCCTTCGATATGGAGGAAGCTGCAAAAATTATAGAAAAAGCCGTGGAAGTCGTACTTGAAAAAGGCTACAGAACCGGTGATATCTATAGTGGAACTGAAAAACTTGTAGGAACCAAAGAGATAGTAGAAAAAATAATGGAAGAGATTGAGGTTCTTCTGCAAAAATAG
- a CDS encoding 3-isopropylmalate dehydratase, with protein MSDIIRGKVYVLGDDIDTDQIIPASYLVYRVDDPEESKLYGKYALSGLPTEIKKVSPFVKEGEFTSEYTVIVAGKNFGCGSSREHAPLCLEKAGVKAIIAESYARIFYRNSIDGAFLIPYESAAKIFEKFSTGDEIELDGDRSTIKNLTTGEEFSLKSMGDAYEIVKAGGIFKYAKNKM; from the coding sequence ATGAGTGATATTATAAGAGGAAAAGTTTATGTACTAGGAGACGATATAGATACAGATCAGATAATTCCGGCTTCATATCTTGTGTATAGAGTAGATGATCCTGAGGAATCAAAACTTTATGGTAAGTATGCACTTTCAGGACTTCCTACTGAGATAAAAAAAGTCAGCCCTTTTGTAAAAGAGGGGGAGTTTACAAGTGAGTACACAGTGATAGTTGCAGGAAAAAACTTCGGGTGTGGATCTTCTAGAGAACACGCACCTCTGTGTCTTGAAAAAGCAGGAGTCAAGGCTATAATAGCTGAAAGCTATGCTAGAATCTTTTATAGAAATTCCATAGATGGTGCATTTTTAATACCATATGAATCTGCAGCTAAAATATTTGAAAAATTCTCCACTGGGGATGAGATAGAACTAGATGGTGACAGGAGCACAATAAAGAACTTAACAACTGGAGAAGAGTTCTCTTTGAAATCCATGGGTGATGCCTATGAAATAGTAAAAGCCGGGGGGATATTTAAGTATGCAAAAAACAAAATGTAA
- a CDS encoding aconitase/3-isopropylmalate dehydratase large subunit family protein produces MTIVEKILAKKSNKEKVVPGENIWVDVDNLLTHDVCGPGAASIFKREFGEDAKVWDKEKVILIPDHYIFTKDKYAMRNLEIVKEFAKEQDLKYYYEPFTSDYKGVCHIAFAEEGHAMPGKVMFGTDSHTCTAGAFGQFATGIGNTDAGFILGTGRLWVKVPETIRFTFNGKFPKYVMGKDIVLQTIGDIGFDGATYCCMQYDGEAISDLNMDERMTICNMAIEAGGKCGIIEPDQTTIDYVRARTDAPFEVYHSDADAKYKSEHIYDAAEMEPVVAQPYSPANVEKAKNLEDVKITRSYIGSCTGGKTTDFYAAAEILKGRKTVVDTFIVPATTKVEKDLNEIKIGDETLMEILEKAGCLIGPPSCGACLGGPEDTFGRTHANEVVISTTNRNFHGRMGSMESKVYLASPYTAAASAVTGYITDPRKFMEGE; encoded by the coding sequence ATGACAATTGTTGAAAAAATTCTTGCTAAAAAATCAAACAAAGAAAAAGTGGTTCCAGGTGAAAACATTTGGGTAGATGTTGACAACCTGCTCACCCATGACGTTTGCGGTCCTGGAGCAGCATCCATATTCAAACGTGAATTTGGGGAAGATGCAAAGGTATGGGATAAGGAGAAAGTTATACTTATTCCCGACCATTATATTTTTACAAAAGATAAATATGCAATGAGAAATCTTGAAATAGTAAAAGAGTTTGCAAAAGAACAGGACCTAAAATATTACTATGAGCCCTTTACATCAGATTATAAAGGTGTATGCCATATAGCTTTTGCTGAAGAGGGACATGCAATGCCAGGAAAAGTAATGTTCGGGACAGATTCTCACACATGTACTGCAGGAGCTTTCGGACAGTTTGCCACAGGGATAGGAAATACAGACGCTGGATTTATATTAGGAACTGGAAGACTTTGGGTAAAGGTTCCTGAAACAATAAGATTTACCTTTAACGGTAAATTTCCTAAATATGTAATGGGAAAGGATATTGTCCTTCAGACTATAGGGGATATCGGATTTGACGGTGCAACTTACTGCTGTATGCAGTATGACGGGGAAGCTATAAGTGATTTAAATATGGATGAAAGAATGACTATCTGCAACATGGCTATAGAGGCCGGAGGTAAATGCGGTATAATCGAACCTGACCAGACAACGATAGATTATGTAAGAGCTAGAACAGATGCACCTTTTGAAGTATATCACTCAGATGCAGACGCCAAGTATAAAAGTGAGCATATCTATGATGCAGCGGAGATGGAACCTGTGGTAGCTCAGCCTTATTCACCTGCAAATGTTGAAAAGGCTAAAAATTTGGAAGATGTAAAAATAACAAGATCTTATATAGGGTCTTGTACAGGTGGAAAAACTACTGACTTTTATGCAGCTGCGGAAATATTAAAGGGAAGAAAAACAGTTGTTGATACCTTTATAGTGCCTGCAACTACCAAGGTAGAAAAGGATCTAAATGAGATAAAAATCGGTGACGAAACACTTATGGAAATACTAGAAAAAGCAGGATGCCTAATAGGACCACCGTCGTGTGGAGCATGTCTTGGAGGACCTGAAGATACTTTTGGAAGAACACATGCAAATGAGGTAGTAATCTCTACTACGAACAGAAACTTCCATGGAAGAATGGGGTCAATGGAATCAAAAGTATATCTTGCATCACCATATACAGCAGCGGCATCTGCTGTTACAGGCTATATTACAGATCCGAGAAAGTTCATGGAGGGGGAGTAA